A genomic window from Chlorobium phaeobacteroides DSM 266 includes:
- a CDS encoding 5-formyltetrahydrofolate cyclo-ligase yields MPYKELSGKAENDTPTGGSEAAGAEKQTLRKKILAERLLLTEEVWLQKSREIADAVQRLPEFPLFRHVLGYLPLADRREVDTSELFALLARFGKQVSIPVIAGGELVTAAYRDHEPLTTGIFGQSEPLRPVMSDERSLDAVLVPVVAADHRGYRLGYGKGFYDRFFSRLAKAECNPLRIGLAFYMQILPRIPVDPWDQPLDYIVHEQGVFQYNYCH; encoded by the coding sequence GTGCCGTACAAAGAGCTATCCGGCAAAGCTGAAAATGATACCCCGACTGGCGGAAGTGAGGCTGCAGGTGCTGAAAAGCAAACTTTGAGAAAAAAAATTCTTGCCGAAAGGCTTCTTCTCACTGAAGAGGTTTGGCTGCAGAAAAGCAGGGAAATTGCCGATGCGGTGCAACGGCTTCCCGAGTTTCCGCTCTTCAGACATGTTCTTGGATATCTGCCGCTTGCAGATCGCAGGGAGGTAGATACTTCGGAACTTTTTGCTTTGCTGGCCCGGTTCGGAAAACAGGTTTCGATACCGGTGATCGCAGGAGGCGAACTTGTAACGGCGGCTTATCGTGACCACGAACCATTGACAACCGGGATTTTCGGTCAATCCGAACCTCTTCGACCGGTTATGAGTGATGAACGGTCGCTTGATGCCGTTCTTGTTCCGGTTGTTGCCGCTGATCATCGCGGATACCGGCTTGGATACGGCAAAGGATTTTATGACCGTTTTTTCTCTCGTCTTGCGAAAGCAGAATGTAATCCTTTGCGTATCGGCCTTGCGTTTTACATGCAGATTCTGCCCAGGATACCGGTAGACCCCTGGGATCAGCCGCTTGACTACATCGTTCATGAACAGGGAGTTTTTCAATACAACTATTGTCATTAA
- the istB gene encoding IS21-like element helper ATPase IstB: MERTITTIQEHARELNLTGLAGTVDLLLEEARKSEPSYSDFALTLLESELSCRRKAHLERRRKIANLPLLHDLDHYDSGVQNGISQVQLQQLRQLLWLDQNFNLILIGPSGTGKSYLAGGLCHEALKLGYHALFRTMDDLIQTIRFKEITAAAAREYKRLLSAHLLVIDDIMMFPLEKSVAVGLFQLVNQLHEQTSFIITTNKSPKEWAEMLGDEVLATALLDRLLYKCEVIKLTGKSYRLEHRTTIFEQQQSPEGGGNRRKKQLPLQKGVGNHCKMT, translated from the coding sequence ATGGAAAGAACCATTACCACCATACAGGAACACGCCCGAGAACTTAATCTCACCGGGCTGGCAGGAACCGTCGATCTCCTGCTCGAAGAAGCGCGCAAAAGCGAACCATCCTACAGTGATTTTGCGCTGACCCTGCTTGAAAGTGAACTCTCCTGCCGACGGAAAGCTCATCTTGAACGGCGCCGGAAAATAGCAAACCTTCCGTTGCTCCATGATCTTGATCATTATGACTCGGGAGTGCAAAACGGGATCAGCCAAGTCCAGCTCCAGCAGTTACGGCAACTGCTCTGGCTCGACCAGAACTTCAACCTGATCCTTATCGGGCCAAGCGGAACCGGCAAGAGCTATCTTGCTGGCGGGCTCTGCCATGAAGCGCTGAAACTCGGTTATCACGCACTGTTCCGCACCATGGATGACCTCATCCAGACTATCAGGTTCAAAGAGATTACAGCGGCGGCAGCAAGAGAGTACAAACGATTGTTGAGTGCGCATCTGCTGGTTATCGACGACATCATGATGTTCCCGCTGGAAAAAAGTGTTGCCGTCGGGCTGTTCCAGCTTGTCAACCAACTGCATGAACAGACATCATTCATCATTACCACCAATAAAAGCCCGAAAGAGTGGGCAGAGATGCTTGGCGACGAGGTTCTTGCGACGGCTCTGCTTGATCGGCTGCTCTACAAGTGCGAAGTCATTAAACTGACCGGCAAGAGCTACCGGCTCGAACACCGGACAACCATCTTCGAACAACAACAATCGCCGGAAGGAGGGGGCAATCGTAGAAAAAAGCAACTACCACTTCAAAAAGGAGTAGGAAATCATTGCAAAATGACGTAA
- a CDS encoding fumarylacetoacetate hydrolase family protein, with the protein MPQYIDPSSITTGTIFCVAKNYPEHAREMLLWDDPTTEGTPLPDEEPVIFLKPPSAISTDGITGIPSFNGKPVSGNLHYEAELILLIGRDCENCSLHEALQAVKGYGIGLDMTLRDVQLAAKKEGNPWLKSKGFRNSALISEIIPRAEAGNWQDLEFILEHNGKRVQHGKAASMIFSPIYLVHYLSYLYGLRRGDLVFTGTPSGVGRVVPGDHLKATLFHREILSDTDAAMLALKACVI; encoded by the coding sequence ATGCCACAATACATCGATCCGTCATCGATTACGACCGGCACCATCTTCTGTGTCGCAAAAAACTATCCTGAACATGCCAGAGAGATGCTGCTATGGGATGATCCGACAACAGAGGGAACTCCTCTGCCTGATGAAGAACCGGTTATTTTTCTTAAGCCCCCATCGGCAATTTCAACCGACGGCATTACCGGAATTCCATCCTTCAACGGAAAGCCTGTTTCAGGCAATCTGCATTACGAAGCCGAACTGATACTACTTATCGGCAGGGATTGCGAAAACTGCTCTCTTCATGAGGCATTGCAAGCGGTAAAAGGCTACGGGATAGGGCTGGACATGACGCTCAGGGATGTGCAGCTTGCTGCAAAAAAAGAGGGCAACCCATGGCTGAAAAGCAAAGGGTTCAGAAACAGCGCTCTGATTTCAGAGATCATTCCCCGTGCTGAAGCCGGAAACTGGCAGGATTTAGAGTTTATTCTTGAACACAACGGAAAGCGCGTTCAGCACGGAAAGGCCGCCTCAATGATCTTTTCGCCGATCTATCTTGTCCATTATTTATCGTATCTTTACGGTCTCCGCCGCGGGGATCTCGTTTTTACCGGAACGCCGTCAGGAGTTGGCCGTGTTGTACCTGGAGATCATCTGAAAGCAACCCTTTTTCACAGAGAGATTTTGTCTGATACCGATGCCGCAATGCTCGCCCTTAAAGCGTGCGTCATATAA
- a CDS encoding class I SAM-dependent methyltransferase, with protein sequence MLRETTGKRSTSLHYPQMNKDNHGIAGNSDQKQWFEEWFNHPFYLEVYRHRNSEEAQSCIRTILSLTGLDKKKPENIRILDIACGAGRHAIELARSGFMVTGNDLSPFLLEEAKNEAETSCLKLNFSCSDMRHIPASASFDMVIQLFTSFGYFSTIDDDRLVVHNAFGALLNGGWYVLDLINPVHLCKTLVQESHRTSGALSVHETRELEGRHIKKTITITSKEQEAITFTESVRLYQREQILAMLEGEGFAVSDIVGGYEGEPFDENESGRMILFARKP encoded by the coding sequence ATGCTCCGGGAGACAACAGGAAAACGCTCCACATCTCTTCACTATCCCCAAATGAATAAAGACAACCACGGCATTGCAGGCAATAGCGATCAAAAGCAGTGGTTCGAAGAGTGGTTTAACCATCCATTCTATCTTGAAGTCTACCGTCACCGCAACAGCGAAGAGGCACAAAGCTGTATTCGGACGATTCTTTCTCTGACAGGGCTTGACAAGAAAAAACCGGAAAATATCAGAATACTCGATATAGCCTGTGGCGCCGGGCGCCACGCCATCGAACTTGCCCGATCAGGTTTTATGGTAACAGGCAACGACCTTTCCCCCTTTCTGCTCGAAGAGGCAAAAAACGAAGCGGAAACCTCCTGTCTCAAACTGAATTTCTCCTGCTCTGACATGCGCCATATTCCGGCAAGCGCATCGTTTGATATGGTCATTCAGCTTTTTACCAGTTTCGGCTATTTTTCAACCATTGATGACGATCGACTCGTCGTTCACAATGCTTTCGGCGCTCTTTTGAACGGCGGCTGGTATGTGCTCGATCTGATAAATCCGGTTCATCTCTGTAAAACCCTCGTTCAGGAATCACATCGCACATCAGGCGCACTCTCGGTGCATGAAACAAGAGAACTGGAAGGAAGGCATATCAAAAAAACCATCACCATTACCTCAAAGGAACAAGAGGCAATAACCTTTACCGAGTCCGTCAGACTTTACCAGCGAGAACAGATTTTGGCAATGCTTGAAGGGGAAGGTTTTGCGGTGAGCGATATTGTAGGGGGGTATGAAGGCGAACCCTTTGACGAAAACGAGTCCGGCCGCATGATACTCTTTGCCCGAAAACCGTAA
- a CDS encoding ParA family protein, with the protein MNTIALYSIKGGVGKTASAVNLSYIASKLSPPVLICDLDPQGASSYYFRVVAEKKYNSSKFLKGSKKIYNNIKATDYEQLDLLPSDFSYRNLDIELQEEKKPQKKLKKNLEELSDDYRHIFIDCPPNLTLLSESVFAASDLILVPLIPTTLSIRTFEQLIGFFRENNLDGSRIRAFFTMVEQRKKMHRDILEEHGKKERFLTQTIPYNSEVEKMGLYRAPLNAAHPQSAASIAYRKLWDEIALILR; encoded by the coding sequence ATGAACACTATTGCACTATACAGTATCAAAGGGGGGGTGGGTAAAACAGCGTCAGCGGTCAACCTTTCCTATATAGCCTCAAAACTTTCGCCTCCCGTTCTCATCTGCGATCTTGATCCCCAGGGAGCAAGTTCCTATTATTTCAGAGTCGTTGCCGAAAAAAAGTATAACAGCAGCAAATTCCTCAAGGGGAGTAAAAAAATCTATAACAACATCAAGGCCACCGATTACGAACAGCTCGATCTGCTCCCTTCTGATTTTTCATACAGAAATCTCGACATCGAGTTGCAGGAAGAAAAAAAACCGCAGAAAAAACTAAAAAAAAATCTTGAAGAGCTTAGCGATGATTATCGGCATATCTTTATCGACTGCCCGCCGAACCTCACGCTGCTTTCTGAAAGCGTTTTTGCTGCCTCAGACCTGATCCTTGTGCCGCTGATTCCCACGACGCTCTCCATTCGCACCTTCGAACAGCTTATCGGTTTTTTCAGGGAAAACAACCTTGACGGTTCCAGAATCAGAGCGTTTTTCACCATGGTTGAGCAACGCAAAAAAATGCACAGAGACATTCTTGAGGAGCACGGAAAAAAAGAGAGGTTCCTCACCCAGACAATACCCTACAACTCTGAAGTGGAAAAAATGGGCCTTTATCGGGCCCCTCTCAATGCAGCTCATCCACAATCCGCAGCATCAATTGCATATCGGAAGCTGTGGGATGAAATAGCCCTTATTCTCCGATAA
- a CDS encoding BMP family lipoprotein, whose translation MRYLSSLLLALFFVLSACSNQKEQDKTVDSSGESKLKAGLVFDVGGRGDKSFNDSAYNGMELAREEHGIDFVFVEPQGEGADREALLRQMAMDPDIDLVIGVGLLFSEDITALAGEFPDKKFVCIDYVQKPGVVIPDNLSGIVFDEKKGSFLAGAIAGLTTKTNTVGFIGGMQSGIIKKFESGFIDGVKYVNPGATVISGYIGMTGSAFANPVKGKELAIGQYARGADIIYQAAGASGLGVIDAARETKKLVICTDRDQEPEAPGFVLTSMIKSVDKALLKTVENVLDGSFKGGSLTVFGLDERYTDYVYNDKNSSLVGAGVHERVEGIRKQLLNGEIVLK comes from the coding sequence ATGAGATACCTGTCATCCTTACTGTTAGCCCTCTTTTTTGTGCTTTCAGCCTGTTCAAACCAAAAGGAACAGGACAAGACCGTCGATTCTTCGGGCGAGAGCAAACTGAAAGCCGGTCTTGTTTTTGATGTCGGCGGCAGAGGCGATAAATCATTCAACGATTCCGCCTATAACGGAATGGAGCTGGCTCGCGAAGAGCACGGGATTGATTTTGTTTTTGTTGAACCACAGGGTGAAGGCGCTGATCGCGAGGCCTTGCTTCGCCAGATGGCGATGGATCCTGACATTGATCTGGTTATCGGCGTTGGCCTGTTGTTCAGCGAGGATATTACCGCTCTTGCCGGTGAATTTCCCGATAAGAAATTTGTCTGCATTGATTATGTCCAGAAGCCGGGCGTCGTTATTCCTGATAATTTATCCGGCATAGTGTTTGATGAGAAAAAAGGTTCGTTTCTGGCCGGAGCGATAGCGGGACTGACAACAAAAACAAATACCGTTGGTTTTATCGGTGGTATGCAGTCGGGTATCATCAAGAAGTTTGAGTCGGGATTCATTGACGGCGTAAAATATGTCAATCCGGGCGCAACGGTTATTTCCGGTTATATCGGGATGACCGGAAGCGCATTTGCGAACCCGGTAAAAGGGAAGGAGCTGGCTATTGGCCAATATGCAAGGGGAGCCGATATCATTTATCAGGCAGCCGGCGCAAGCGGACTTGGCGTGATTGATGCTGCCAGAGAGACAAAAAAGCTGGTGATCTGCACCGACAGGGATCAGGAGCCCGAAGCGCCGGGTTTTGTTTTGACCAGTATGATAAAATCGGTAGACAAGGCGCTTCTGAAAACAGTTGAAAACGTTCTCGACGGCAGTTTCAAGGGGGGATCCCTTACTGTTTTCGGGCTTGATGAGCGCTACACGGATTACGTTTATAATGACAAGAATTCATCACTGGTGGGAGCCGGTGTCCATGAGAGGGTTGAAGGTATCCGTAAACAGCTCCTGAATGGTGAAATTGTTCTGAAATAA
- a CDS encoding DUF5671 domain-containing protein, with product MEKTTNELSEFVGKALSNGISRSRINDALQQAGWQSEQIDRALADFAEIDFPIPVPKPRPSLSAREAFFYLLLFATLYISAFNLGTLLFIMIEKAVPDPALTNIPGGWLTYKIRGAVSALIVAFPVFLYLSRKINQELLNTPAGRASGIRRWLTYITLFIASGILIGDMIAILYNLLGGELTLRFMLKVATVATISGTIFLYYLKGLRKEEKTT from the coding sequence ATGGAAAAAACAACCAATGAACTATCGGAATTTGTAGGTAAAGCCCTCTCAAACGGAATATCGCGAAGCAGAATCAACGATGCTCTGCAACAGGCGGGGTGGCAGAGTGAACAGATTGACAGGGCGCTCGCAGATTTTGCCGAAATTGATTTTCCGATTCCGGTACCAAAGCCACGGCCATCACTCTCGGCACGTGAAGCTTTTTTTTATCTGCTTCTTTTTGCAACGCTTTATATCAGCGCATTTAATCTTGGAACCCTGCTTTTCATCATGATAGAAAAAGCTGTTCCGGATCCTGCACTGACAAACATTCCTGGAGGCTGGCTTACCTACAAAATCCGGGGAGCTGTTTCAGCACTGATTGTCGCATTTCCCGTTTTCCTCTATCTCTCACGAAAAATCAACCAGGAACTGCTCAACACTCCGGCAGGACGAGCATCGGGCATTCGCCGATGGCTGACCTATATCACCCTGTTTATTGCGTCAGGTATCCTTATCGGGGATATGATAGCCATCCTGTACAACTTGCTCGGTGGTGAACTGACGCTTCGCTTCATGCTGAAAGTCGCAACCGTTGCGACCATATCAGGAACCATATTTCTCTATTACCTCAAAGGACTGCGCAAAGAGGAAAAGACGACATGA
- a CDS encoding dihydroorotase translates to MSTIFQNAHIINPQSNLDYTGSIRVSVDGFIEEIIQGECDKSPDDRIIDLQGKLLVPGLFDMHCHFREPGQEYKETLESGSKAAVAGGFTGVALMPNTKPVIDSPLGVAYIRHNAQQLPVDLEVIGAMSEGSKGEQLAPYGKFRSYGVKAVSDDGTAIQNSQNMRLVFQYASNFDLLVIQHCEDKSMTAEAVMNEGVFSTKLGLKGIPDVSEAVMLCRDLHLIRYIVEHELHDPANKPRYHVAHISTKASLDLVRQAKAEGLQVTCEVTPHHFTLTDEDLFNAPSKGNFIMKPPLPSKKNRAAILEAIADGTIDAIATDHAPHAPHEKECPPDQASFGIIGLETAVGLTITELVEPGIITLSRAIELMSVNPRKILQLDPLLFAQGERANFTIIDPEEEWALTANAVKSKSTNTPFLGRKLKGRAIAVYHKGMFHESVTSQEHFSV, encoded by the coding sequence ATGAGCACCATTTTTCAAAACGCCCATATCATCAACCCACAAAGCAACCTTGATTATACCGGATCAATAAGGGTGTCCGTTGATGGTTTCATTGAAGAGATTATTCAAGGCGAATGCGATAAAAGCCCCGACGACAGAATAATCGATCTTCAGGGAAAACTGCTGGTGCCGGGTCTTTTCGACATGCACTGCCATTTCCGTGAACCGGGGCAGGAGTATAAGGAAACCCTTGAAAGCGGCTCGAAAGCTGCCGTAGCCGGCGGATTTACCGGGGTAGCCCTCATGCCTAACACAAAACCGGTGATCGACAGCCCGCTCGGAGTAGCATACATACGTCACAACGCACAGCAGTTGCCGGTTGATCTTGAGGTTATCGGCGCAATGAGCGAAGGAAGCAAGGGAGAACAGCTTGCACCATACGGAAAATTCCGTTCGTATGGGGTAAAAGCTGTTTCCGATGACGGAACGGCGATTCAGAACAGCCAGAATATGCGACTGGTGTTCCAGTACGCATCAAATTTCGATCTTCTTGTCATTCAGCATTGCGAAGACAAATCCATGACCGCCGAAGCCGTCATGAACGAAGGGGTATTTTCAACAAAACTTGGCCTTAAAGGAATACCTGATGTATCCGAAGCGGTCATGCTGTGCCGTGATCTTCACCTGATCCGCTATATCGTGGAGCACGAATTGCACGATCCGGCCAACAAACCGAGATACCATGTGGCACACATCAGCACCAAAGCCTCCCTCGACCTTGTCCGGCAGGCTAAAGCCGAAGGCTTGCAGGTAACGTGCGAGGTTACGCCTCACCATTTCACCCTTACCGACGAAGATCTTTTCAATGCGCCCTCAAAAGGCAATTTCATCATGAAGCCCCCGCTCCCCTCAAAGAAGAACAGGGCAGCTATCCTTGAAGCAATTGCAGACGGAACGATTGATGCCATTGCTACCGATCACGCCCCTCATGCTCCACATGAAAAAGAGTGCCCTCCCGATCAGGCGTCATTCGGCATTATCGGTCTGGAAACCGCTGTAGGACTCACAATAACCGAACTGGTCGAACCGGGAATCATAACGCTTTCAAGAGCGATTGAGCTGATGTCAGTCAATCCCCGTAAAATTCTTCAGCTTGATCCCCTGCTGTTCGCGCAGGGAGAAAGGGCTAATTTTACCATTATTGATCCAGAGGAGGAGTGGGCGCTTACCGCGAATGCCGTTAAATCAAAGTCAACGAATACGCCCTTTCTTGGCCGTAAACTCAAGGGCAGGGCGATTGCTGTTTACCACAAAGGGATGTTTCATGAAAGCGTAACTTCACAAGAGCATTTTAGCGTGTAA
- a CDS encoding C40 family peptidase, which translates to MQNQGMPQPARHGSTAPTRYVRLFFFSLIFLAATFATTPKAFAEPSFSPGNPIEKTSHLSTLQQSACSMESLFREARQYFGIRYRWGGQTPAGFDCSGFVRYMFGKVFQMHLPRSSREMAAIGSKVNRSELQPGDLVFFGTKGGRINHVGIFVGNDTFMHSSLSKGITEDKLQQNYYDKRFIGGVRLPELPNIMDNSLMPSQQEQGS; encoded by the coding sequence ATGCAGAATCAAGGAATGCCGCAGCCTGCTCGCCATGGCTCAACAGCGCCGACGCGATATGTTCGTCTGTTTTTCTTTTCTCTGATATTCTTAGCCGCAACGTTCGCCACTACACCCAAAGCTTTTGCCGAACCTTCCTTTTCCCCCGGAAACCCGATAGAAAAAACGAGCCACCTTTCCACCCTGCAACAATCGGCCTGTTCCATGGAGTCGCTCTTCAGGGAAGCGCGACAGTATTTCGGCATACGCTATCGATGGGGCGGCCAGACGCCTGCCGGGTTTGACTGTTCCGGGTTTGTGCGCTACATGTTCGGCAAAGTATTCCAAATGCATCTTCCCCGATCATCACGCGAAATGGCAGCAATTGGCAGCAAAGTTAATCGCAGCGAGCTGCAGCCCGGAGATCTTGTCTTTTTCGGAACCAAAGGCGGAAGAATCAACCACGTAGGAATCTTTGTCGGTAACGACACATTTATGCACTCCTCGCTCTCAAAAGGCATTACCGAAGACAAACTCCAGCAGAACTACTACGATAAACGATTTATTGGAGGCGTCAGGCTGCCGGAACTCCCCAATATCATGGATAACTCCCTCATGCCCTCCCAACAAGAACAAGGCAGTTGA
- a CDS encoding SDR family oxidoreductase: MTRKILVTGGTGFIGSRLVQKLAETPDEVYVLVRKSSDLSSLSEVLDHVKLIYGDVTDPDSVHNAMQGIDFVYHTAGLTYMGDKKNALLNKINVEGTRNMLAASLSAGVKRFVHVSSITAVGVAYDRKPLNEASTWNFDRLNLEYARTKRQAEVDVAEAVKNGLDCVIVNPAFVFGAGDINFNAGRLIKDVYNRKLPFYPLGGICVVDVEIVAETIMAAMQKGRTGERYIIGGDNVSYKELADTISSVTGVPRVNFPLPFWMAKILKQFLALKKRKNGISKLFNLSMFRVASEFLYYDSAKAVRELGMRKEPHANSIRSAFEWYRDRDLLR, translated from the coding sequence GTGACCAGGAAAATTCTTGTAACCGGTGGAACCGGCTTTATTGGATCTCGTCTTGTACAGAAACTTGCCGAAACTCCGGACGAGGTTTATGTGCTGGTTAGAAAGAGCTCCGATCTTTCCTCACTTTCCGAGGTTCTCGATCACGTGAAGCTTATTTATGGCGATGTTACCGATCCGGATTCTGTTCATAACGCCATGCAGGGTATCGATTTTGTTTATCACACGGCCGGACTTACCTATATGGGTGACAAGAAGAACGCTCTGCTGAACAAAATCAATGTTGAGGGAACCCGGAATATGCTTGCGGCATCGCTTTCTGCGGGCGTAAAGCGATTTGTTCATGTCAGTTCAATCACGGCCGTCGGAGTTGCTTATGACCGCAAGCCGCTTAATGAGGCATCGACATGGAACTTTGATCGCTTGAATCTTGAATATGCGAGAACAAAACGTCAGGCGGAAGTCGATGTTGCTGAGGCTGTGAAAAATGGGCTTGATTGCGTTATCGTTAATCCGGCATTTGTTTTTGGGGCTGGTGATATCAATTTTAATGCCGGTCGGCTCATCAAGGATGTGTATAACAGAAAACTCCCGTTTTATCCGCTTGGAGGGATCTGCGTCGTCGATGTTGAAATAGTCGCTGAAACGATCATGGCGGCGATGCAGAAGGGAAGAACCGGAGAACGGTATATTATCGGGGGGGACAATGTGTCGTACAAGGAGCTCGCCGATACCATCTCATCGGTTACCGGCGTTCCCAGGGTTAACTTTCCTCTGCCGTTCTGGATGGCGAAAATTCTGAAACAGTTTCTTGCTTTGAAAAAGAGAAAGAACGGTATCTCAAAGCTTTTTAATCTTTCGATGTTCAGGGTGGCTTCAGAGTTTCTTTACTACGATTCAGCAAAGGCTGTGCGTGAGCTCGGCATGCGCAAAGAGCCCCATGCGAACAGTATCAGGAGCGCGTTCGAATGGTATCGCGACAGAGATTTGCTGCGTTGA
- a CDS encoding M15 family metallopeptidase, which yields MMKRKVALIRRVVLAMLPVLFFCRESSAYSDHFVDIELYQSGIILDIRYATPNNITGQTVYSNARCLLRNDVAMRLLRVQEGLCKKGYRLIVFDCYRPLSVQKKLWEILPDERYVANPARGGSTYNRGAAVDVALADSAGKPLSMPTAYYDFSGKADGSYKVASVEALQNIALLESAMKAEGFLSFKSEWWHYEVADWARHHVSDFPVQKQGCED from the coding sequence ATGATGAAGAGAAAAGTTGCTTTGATCCGTCGTGTTGTTCTCGCCATGCTGCCGGTTCTGTTTTTTTGCAGGGAGTCTTCTGCGTATTCTGACCATTTTGTTGATATCGAGCTCTACCAATCGGGCATTATACTGGATATCCGTTATGCGACTCCGAATAACATCACCGGTCAAACAGTTTATTCCAATGCCCGATGTCTTTTGAGAAACGATGTCGCCATGAGACTGCTCAGGGTTCAGGAGGGATTGTGCAAAAAGGGGTACCGATTGATTGTTTTTGATTGTTATCGTCCGCTCTCTGTACAGAAAAAGTTATGGGAAATACTTCCCGATGAGCGTTATGTTGCAAATCCTGCCAGAGGGGGTTCGACGTATAACAGGGGCGCAGCCGTTGATGTGGCTCTGGCTGACAGCGCAGGCAAGCCTCTTTCAATGCCGACAGCGTATTATGATTTTTCCGGTAAAGCTGACGGAAGTTACAAAGTCGCCTCTGTCGAGGCGCTTCAAAACATTGCTCTGCTTGAGAGTGCGATGAAAGCAGAGGGCTTTCTTTCTTTTAAGTCTGAGTGGTGGCATTATGAAGTTGCGGACTGGGCTCGTCACCATGTTTCCGATTTTCCCGTTCAGAAGCAGGGGTGCGAAGATTGA
- a CDS encoding CHAD domain-containing protein, with the protein MSEGDPHALEEWFSSTCGLRKEGERKEKSHYYDTFEWQLYNAGLSAIQKNSRLHLIDMESGQETFRLHFRKNPLHFSPAGIEPCTLKESLLSCTNHRALLRLCTIETEISAFRVLDEHEKTIGFIQTEHAILLNNNVREHIGNFLTIRPLKGYQEVMQNIADQLPLEAVEHNESAFKNLFRLNMAAAGLTVNGYTSDLRLSLRAADPIIKSACAIFKSTLAVMRMNEPGIIDNIDSEFLHDYRVALRKTRSLLTLLKEIFPPEILVLYQQEFKTIGKKTNALRDCDVYLLKKEFYMQNLPESLRHHLERFFIELENTRGSEQKRLKTYLRGSAYEKMVSDWKHLLQNELVLSGANNLKANESTGYVAEKAIKKAMKKVIRHGRNISADTPDREIHGLRIDCKKLRYLLEFFSSLFKPETIAPLLKQLKALQENLGAFVDLAVQQHYLEQHLASLKTTTRDTDLAAALGGLIAILARRQEKARKAFHDTFRHFDSDETEALFTQLLHSEMIS; encoded by the coding sequence ATGAGTGAGGGAGATCCGCACGCCCTTGAAGAGTGGTTTTCTTCGACCTGCGGACTCAGAAAAGAGGGCGAAAGAAAAGAAAAAAGCCACTATTACGATACCTTCGAGTGGCAGCTCTACAACGCGGGATTGAGTGCAATTCAAAAAAACAGCCGCCTTCATCTCATCGACATGGAGAGCGGACAGGAAACATTCCGGCTTCATTTCAGAAAAAATCCCCTCCATTTTTCTCCCGCAGGCATTGAGCCTTGTACGCTGAAGGAAAGCCTTCTCTCTTGTACCAATCACAGAGCCCTGCTTCGACTCTGCACTATAGAAACAGAAATCAGCGCCTTTCGTGTTCTTGACGAGCACGAAAAAACAATCGGGTTTATCCAGACTGAGCATGCCATACTCCTCAATAACAACGTACGGGAGCACATCGGGAACTTCCTGACTATCAGACCCCTTAAAGGTTATCAGGAAGTTATGCAAAACATTGCAGATCAACTCCCTCTGGAAGCTGTCGAACACAACGAATCGGCTTTCAAAAATCTCTTCCGGTTAAATATGGCAGCAGCCGGACTTACCGTCAACGGCTACACCTCGGACCTTCGCCTCTCCCTGCGGGCCGCAGACCCGATAATAAAATCGGCATGCGCTATCTTCAAGAGCACGCTTGCCGTCATGCGAATGAACGAGCCGGGCATAATCGATAATATCGACAGCGAATTTCTGCATGACTACCGCGTCGCCCTCAGAAAAACCCGTTCGCTGCTTACCCTTTTGAAAGAGATCTTTCCGCCTGAAATTCTGGTATTGTACCAGCAGGAGTTCAAAACCATTGGAAAAAAAACCAACGCTTTGCGTGACTGCGATGTCTACCTCCTGAAAAAAGAGTTTTACATGCAGAATCTGCCCGAAAGCCTGCGGCACCATCTTGAACGTTTTTTCATTGAACTTGAAAACACAAGAGGGAGTGAACAGAAAAGGCTTAAAACATATCTGCGAGGATCAGCGTATGAAAAGATGGTATCTGACTGGAAACACCTGCTGCAAAACGAACTTGTTCTTTCCGGTGCCAATAACCTCAAGGCAAACGAATCAACCGGATACGTAGCGGAAAAAGCCATAAAAAAAGCCATGAAAAAAGTGATTCGTCACGGACGAAACATATCCGCTGACACGCCAGACCGGGAGATCCATGGACTGAGAATTGACTGCAAAAAACTCCGCTACCTCCTTGAATTTTTCTCTTCGCTCTTTAAACCTGAAACCATCGCCCCTTTGCTGAAACAGTTAAAAGCACTCCAGGAAAACCTGGGCGCCTTTGTTGATCTTGCCGTTCAGCAGCACTATCTTGAACAACACCTTGCTTCGCTGAAAACCACAACGAGAGATACGGATCTTGCCGCGGCACTGGGAGGACTTATCGCCATTCTCGCCCGAAGACAGGAAAAAGCCCGTAAAGCATTTCACGATACCTTCAGGCATTTCGACAGCGATGAGACCGAAGCGCTGTTTACGCAACTTCTTCATTCAGAAATGATATCATGA